The Castor canadensis chromosome X, mCasCan1.hap1v2, whole genome shotgun sequence genome includes a region encoding these proteins:
- the LOC141419870 gene encoding uncharacterized protein: MSTQFVSPILHPWTLSEIDTFTPWTSAESPILIPFLEHIVDTVTTWTQNKSAIYAWTKNVVDTVTLWAQAELSEISPSTKTVSNMAMLWLKTKYPAVNTWAVSEFDSVPLWTQIASLSIHPLVWFETGTVPLWNETKSALNPRKQFETDIVTQWTYTKSPATSRAHLLSETKIIFTKAESQSSNLWIQGESDVVKTWIQDKTQGINPWTAPWIQQEVQEIHLWSETVSDIDAMWTNKTFEFPKGNPRSQSTTVTIWTLDEFPVVNQWVHTLEDVEKLWSKDEFPVLSPLTKTMSNSFTLWSQGESPTINLWSVSMSDTIKLWTDIVIQTVEFWTKAVAPTVTVWLQSDSPSGPLSDTVTLPWAQAEYPPTNLWTQTRADRVTTQWLQAEYSPCSLWSKHGTEIITASWLQTESSPEHLCILPQQPQAFKSLAGNPLPEPLSDKVIPFRSHTESSSVNLWPRMVSDIITPLRFRSEPVSRNLWSESVTDTITPSKLLLESPPVSVRTVPLSNRIKPPWFQAELKGVHLWTILVSDTVTVLWTQAEYPGRISWTELIADIFTTWTQSEFLTVNPGIQSVSSAFTPWHQAESPTVRHWTQLTSDSVLVWNQSAASTLNHWTQSKTDTFTEWTNSQFTNVKHPTEAVSNILNQAEIAKTNSWTKLETDTVLQVAQANSEIINPWIQAIDNTVTPLVQGVSLAKSPWTQFESDIITTWTQTLIPAVNPLTMTVTGRDTLWSLAEIMSVNSQVQSATEIFTQLIQNQTIAANVLTHSIFNQVILFNKAVSPTTNHWTKPEANTIAMWTLAKSQKQKAWTEVNYEIVSSWNPGEFSEVKIWTLPEAGIFKHQAASKIPMIEDTAKIVKQWTQAEFPAVNTWAESVVDIITTWTQTESLATNLYTFLLDKVTLKTQTKSPLINTLNQEETITVKSKIQTESPKVNIQSEFKTPFISPWVESEPGEGTPCIHVEEQWTDPVTETVKLCIQVISTTFNSFLRMGNIATAWFKAESPQINPWKSAKASEVIHRIQSESSPVESLKEAQIAKVRPWTQVEYSTLSPCIDNRDLKVISWIKTEYHPINTWSEVTSSNTIPWTQVEFPQVDPFPVPKDSKFIPRTQAESLKSISETLAPLIQDEFQILDPWVQSVSEKVMSWTQATPTSEELWKEVVFPTIAPWKQCVSISNYLHTICI, translated from the coding sequence ATGTCAACCCAGTTTGTATCTCCAATACTACATCCCTGGACATTATCTGAAATTGATACTTTCACACCTTGGACCTCAGCTGAGTCTCCaatattaattccatttttagaGCATATAGTTGATACTGTGACAACATGGACCCAGAATAAATCAGCAATATATGCTTGGACCAAAAATGTAGTTGATACTGTCACATTGTGGGCCCAAGCTGAACTTTCAGAAATTAGTCCCTCAACAAAAACTGTAAGTAATATGGCCATGCTGTGGTTGAAGACAAAATATCCAGCAGTAAATACATGGGCTGTCTCTGAATTTGATTCAGTGCCATTGTGGACCCAGATTGCTTCTCTATCAATACATCCCTTGGTATGGTTTGAAACTGGAACAGTCCCCCTGTGGAATGAAACTAAGTCTGCATTAAATCCCAGGAAACAGTTTGAAACTGATATAGTCACGCAATGGACTTATACTAAATCACCAGCAACTTCACGGGCACATCTGTtatctgaaacaaaaataatttttaccaaGGCTGAATCTCAATCATCAAACCTCTGGATACAAGGTGAATCTGATGTAGTCAAAACATGGATTCAGGATAAAACTCAAGGAATAAATCCTTGGACTGCACCATGGATTCAGCAAGAAGTTCAAGAAATACATCTCTGGTCAGAGACTGTATCTGATATAGATGCTATGTGGACtaataaaacatttgaatttCCAAAAGGAAATCCCAGGTCACAATCTACAACTGTCACAATATGGACATTAGATGAATTTCCAGTAGTAAATCAATGGGTTCACACACTAGAAGATGTAGAAAAACTGTGGTCCAAAGATGAATTTCCAGTACTAAGTCCTTTAACAAAGACAATGAGCAATAGCTTTACACTATGGTCTCAGGGAGAGTCTCCAACAATAAATCTATGGAGTGTATCTATGTCAGATACAATTAAACTATGGACTGATATTGTAATTCAAACAGTAGAGTTTTGGACAAAGGCTGTAGCTCCTACAGTCACAGTATGGCTCCAGAGTGATTCTCCATCAGGACCTCTATCTGATACAGTCACACTGCCATGGGCTCAGGCTGAATATCCACCAACAAACTTGTGGACACAAACTAGAGCTGATAGAGTCACAACACAATGGCTGCAGGCTGAATATTCTCCATGTAGTCTATGGAGTAAGCATGGAACTGAAATAATAACAGCATCATGGCTTCAGACTGAATCTTCACCAGAACATTTATGTATACTCCCACAGCAGCCCCAGGCTTTTAAATCTTTAGCAGGAAATCCATTGCCAGAGCCTTTGTCTGACAAAGTCATACCTTTCAGGTCCCACACTGAATCTTCCTCAGTAAATCTATGGCCACGGATGGTATCTGATATAATCACACCACTACGGTTTCGGAGTGAacctgtatctagaaatctgtggtCAGAATCTGTAACTGATACAATCACACCATCAAAGCTTCTTCTAGAATCTCCACCAGTAAGTGTAAGGACAGTGCCTTTATCAAATAGAATAAAACCACCTTGGTTCCAGGCTGAATTAAAAGGAGTACATCTATGGACAATACTTGTATCTGATACAGTAACAGTACTGTGGACTCAGGCTGAATATCCAGGAAGAATTTCCTGGACAGAACTTATTGCTGATATATTCACAACATGGACTCAGTCTGAATTTCTAACAGTAAACCCCGGGATTCAATCTGTCTCTTCTGCATTCACACCGTGGCACCAGGCTGAGTCTCCAACAGTAAGACATTGGACACAACTAACATCTGATTCAGTTTTAGTGTGGAACCAATCTGCTGCATCTACACTAAATCACTGGACACAGTCTAAAACTGATACATTTACAGAGTGGACAAATAGTCAATTCACAAACGTCAAGCATCCAACAGAAGCTGTATCTAATATATTGAATCAAGCTGAAATTGCAAAAACAAATTCCTGGACAAAACTTGAAACTGATACTGTGTTACAGGTGGCTCAGGCTAATTCTGAAATCATCAATCCATGGATACAAGCAATAGATAATACAGTAACACCATTGGTTCAGGGTGTTTCTTTAGCAAAAAGTCCTTGGACACAGTTTGAATCTGATATAATCACAACGTGGACTCAGACCCTAATACCAGCTGTAAATCCATTGACGATGACTGTAACTGGTAGAGATACCCTGTGGAGCCTAGCTGAAATTATGTCAGTAAATTCTCAGGTACAATCTGCAACAGAAATATTCACACAATTGATTCAAAACCAAACTATTGCAGCAAATGTCTTGACACACTCTATATTTAATCAAGTCATTCTTTTTAACAAGGCGGTTAGCCCAACAACAAATCACTGGACAAAGCCTGAAGCTAATACAATAGCAATGTGGACACTGGCTAAGTCTCAGAAACAAAAGGCCTGGACAGAAGTTAACTATGAAATAGTCTCATCATGGAATCCAGGTGAATTCTCAGAAGTAAAGATTTGGACACTGCCAGAGGCTGGTATATTCAAGCATCAAGCTGCATCTAAAATTCCTATGATAGAGGATACAGCTAAAATTGTCAAACAGTGGACACAAGCTGAATTTCCAGCAGTAAATACTTGGGCAGAGTCAGTAGTTGATATAATTACAACATGGACACAGACAGAATCTTTAGCAACAAATCTTTACACATTTCTACTTGATAAAGTCACACTAAAGACACAGACTAAATCTCCATTAATAAATACTTTGAACCAAGAAGAAACTATAACTGTCAAATCCAAGATACAGACTGAATCTCCAAAAGTAAATATCCAGTCAGAATTTAAGACTCCATTTATATCTCCTTGGGTTGAGTCTGAGCCTGGGGAAGGCACACCATGCATTCATGTGGAAGAACAATGGACAGATCCTGTAACTGAAACAGTCAAATTGTGCATACAAGTTATTTCTACAACATTTAATTCCTTCTTAAGAATGGGAAATATAGCAACTGCATGGTTTAAGGCTGAATCTCCACAAATAAACCCATGGAAGAGTGCTAAAGCATCAGAAGTCATACACAGGATACAGTCTGAATCTTCACCGGTAGAATCCTTGAAAGAAGCTCAAATAGCTAAAGTCAGACCCTGGACCCAGGTTGAATATTCAACATTATCTCCCTGCATAGACAAcagagatttgaaagtaatatccTGGATAAAGACTGAATATCACCCAATAAATACCTGGTCAGAAGTTACATCTTCAAACACCATACCCTGGACCCAGGTTGAATTTCCACAAGTAGATCCCTTTCCAGTGCCCAAGGATTCAAAATTCATACCTCGGACCCAGGCTGAATCTCTAAAGTCTATATCTGAAACACTTGCACCATTGATACAGGATGAATTTCAAATATTAGATCCTTGGGTACAATCTGTATCTGAAAAAGTGATGTCCTGGACTCAGGCTACACCTACATCAGAAGAGCTTTGGAAAGAAGTTGTATTTCCTACAATTgccccatggaaacagtgtgtcTCCATCAGTAATTACCTCCACACAATCTGTATTTGA